TTGCTCCAAGGCACATTGAAAGGGCTTCTGTGATTTTAAAAGATGAAGGGCTTATAAGAAGAAGCAGCGCATCATACATTCCATCTTGCTCTATTGTTCTATTAGATACAATCGGCGAATTAAGGTCTTTTTACAAGAAGGCAAGCCTTGTATTTGTTGGAGGCTCTTTATTTCCCTATGGCTGTCATAACCTAATTGAGCCTGCAATCCTTGGAAAACCTGTATTGTTTGGAAGATATACAGATAATTTTAAGGATTGTGCGAATAGCTTAAAAAAAGATGGTGGTGGATTTGAGGTTTCCTCCTCATCTATTTTTTCTCAAATAGCATTCCTTCTTGAAAATCCCGATGAGTTAAAAAGGGCAGGAGATAATGCAAAAAATGTTGCTTTAAGCCTGGTAGGTGCTTCAAAAAGGTGCATCCCCTTTATCCTTAATATACTGAAATAAAATTGGTTTTTTGTGTTAATGTTTCTATAACCAAAGATATTTCCTCATTGTTGATTATTCTTCCTTTGTATGTGTTTAGCTCAAATTTTGTATATGTTTAGCTAATTACTTAAGCTTTTTAACAAAAATGCCGATAAA
This region of bacterium genomic DNA includes:
- a CDS encoding 3-deoxy-D-manno-octulosonic acid transferase — translated: APRHIERASVILKDEGLIRRSSASYIPSCSIVLLDTIGELRSFYKKASLVFVGGSLFPYGCHNLIEPAILGKPVLFGRYTDNFKDCANSLKKDGGGFEVSSSSIFSQIAFLLENPDELKRAGDNAKNVALSLVGASKRCIPFILNILK